The Candidatus Nanohalococcus occultus genome contains a region encoding:
- a CDS encoding AAA family ATPase, producing the protein MTEIYGITGMPLAGKTTVARMMKKKGFEVLDMGDVVRKERDKRDIPAADTGEFVNNQREEKGMDAIAQLSVPYLEQKAESGKVIITGMRGWNEKERFEEELGEQIEIIAVWTSREERRKRREKRQRKEDVEGDGFHERDLREIENGVGKLMALSDHLIKNDELTMEELREKVDEIKD; encoded by the coding sequence ATGACCGAAATCTATGGGATAACAGGGATGCCGCTAGCAGGTAAAACCACGGTAGCACGGATGATGAAGAAAAAAGGCTTCGAAGTCCTTGACATGGGAGATGTAGTCCGGAAAGAAAGAGATAAACGGGATATACCGGCGGCAGATACCGGAGAGTTCGTAAACAACCAGCGAGAAGAGAAAGGAATGGATGCGATCGCCCAGCTATCCGTACCGTACCTTGAACAAAAGGCGGAAAGCGGAAAAGTAATTATAACCGGGATGCGTGGCTGGAACGAAAAAGAACGGTTCGAAGAAGAGCTAGGAGAGCAGATAGAGATAATAGCAGTATGGACTTCCCGTGAAGAGAGAAGAAAACGACGGGAAAAACGCCAACGCAAGGAAGATGTTGAAGGAGACGGCTTTCACGAAAGAGACTTGAGGGAGATCGAAAACGGCGTTGGAAAACTTATGGCCTTAAGCGATCACCTGATTAAAAACGATGAGCTAACCATGGAAGAACTGAGGGAGAAAGTAGATGAGATCAAGGACTGA
- the gatE gene encoding Glu-tRNA(Gln) amidotransferase subunit GatE, protein MDYEQLGFKCGIEIHQQLDTEEKLFCNCPVQTVDKAADANVERFLKSVAGETGEEDEAAKVESLKSTKFVYNYYKECNCLVELDEEPPHEMNEEALDTGLTFASMVGAEVPQEIQVMRKLVIDGSNTSGFQRTSMIGLDGELETESGTVKIEDIELEEESAGIHERNEDKAIFDLDRLGIPLIEVGTDASIKNAEHAREVAEKIGMLLRSTNKARRGLGTIRQDVNVSIEDGARVEIKGFQDVRNIDSLIELEVQRQKTLVELGEDIDATSEEVEADNVTYIFEDAENEILQTVMGNDGRVYGFKIPDLNGKMKDEISGERYVAKELVDYAKSRGIQGIIHTDEDIEGYNLIEEFDELAEVFNAQEDDVLAVLAGPRENAKQAAKAVRDRAEKLVDGVIPEETRSAETDFTTSYSRPLPGAARMYPETDIKPVRVTDEKLDEIEENIPDTLEEREEKYAEFIGEELASQIVSSRELVTYEKMIEAFEVDEKVAATVFTNIVPQLESGGTKVGELDEEDYRAVFKALEDGEISKGDIPDVLVALIEENGTRDTIIEKVMANKSGDDEVREAVKEVLERESEMIEEQGMRAQGALMGQVMAKVNADGSKVSEILQEELEKRI, encoded by the coding sequence ATGGATTACGAACAACTCGGCTTCAAATGCGGAATAGAAATCCACCAGCAGCTTGATACAGAGGAAAAACTGTTCTGTAACTGCCCTGTACAAACCGTAGATAAAGCAGCAGATGCTAACGTAGAGCGTTTTCTGAAATCCGTTGCCGGAGAGACCGGAGAGGAAGACGAGGCTGCGAAAGTCGAGTCGTTAAAATCCACGAAGTTCGTCTACAACTACTACAAGGAATGTAACTGCCTCGTGGAGCTGGATGAGGAACCACCTCACGAAATGAACGAAGAAGCTCTTGATACCGGACTAACTTTTGCCTCAATGGTCGGAGCCGAAGTACCACAAGAAATACAGGTAATGCGTAAACTGGTCATAGACGGTTCAAACACCTCTGGATTCCAGAGAACATCGATGATAGGCCTCGATGGAGAACTTGAGACAGAATCAGGCACCGTGAAAATCGAAGACATCGAATTAGAGGAAGAATCAGCCGGAATACATGAGAGAAACGAAGACAAGGCAATCTTCGACCTTGACCGGCTTGGAATCCCGCTGATCGAGGTCGGAACCGATGCCTCGATCAAAAACGCAGAACACGCCCGAGAGGTAGCGGAAAAAATCGGAATGCTACTTCGTTCTACAAACAAGGCTCGCAGAGGACTTGGAACAATCCGCCAGGACGTAAACGTATCGATCGAGGACGGAGCGCGCGTCGAGATCAAAGGATTCCAGGACGTACGCAACATCGACAGCCTGATCGAATTAGAAGTTCAGAGACAGAAAACACTGGTTGAACTCGGCGAAGACATCGATGCGACATCCGAAGAAGTTGAGGCGGACAATGTAACCTATATCTTCGAGGATGCGGAAAACGAGATACTACAAACCGTTATGGGTAACGATGGCCGAGTCTACGGATTCAAAATACCGGATCTCAACGGGAAAATGAAAGACGAGATCTCGGGCGAACGGTACGTCGCGAAAGAACTTGTAGACTATGCGAAAAGCCGTGGAATCCAGGGCATAATCCATACGGACGAAGATATCGAAGGATACAATCTTATCGAGGAGTTCGACGAGCTAGCGGAAGTCTTCAACGCACAGGAAGATGACGTGCTGGCAGTTCTGGCCGGACCACGGGAAAACGCAAAGCAAGCAGCAAAAGCCGTAAGAGATCGAGCGGAAAAGCTGGTTGATGGAGTTATACCTGAAGAGACTCGCTCAGCCGAGACAGACTTTACAACAAGCTACTCACGTCCTCTACCAGGAGCAGCACGGATGTACCCGGAGACAGACATCAAACCTGTTCGTGTAACTGACGAGAAACTTGACGAGATCGAGGAAAATATTCCAGACACACTGGAAGAACGCGAGGAAAAGTACGCAGAATTTATTGGAGAGGAGCTAGCATCCCAGATTGTCTCAAGCCGAGAGCTTGTTACCTACGAGAAGATGATCGAGGCCTTCGAAGTAGATGAGAAAGTTGCCGCAACTGTCTTTACAAACATAGTGCCTCAGCTCGAATCCGGAGGCACAAAAGTAGGCGAACTGGATGAAGAAGATTATCGCGCGGTTTTCAAGGCTTTGGAAGACGGAGAGATCTCCAAGGGAGATATACCAGACGTTCTAGTTGCTTTGATAGAGGAAAACGGAACTAGAGACACGATAATTGAAAAGGTTATGGCTAACAAGTCGGGCGACGATGAAGTCCGGGAAGCCGTAAAAGAAGTCCTCGAGAGAGAATCGGAGATGATCGAAGAGCAAGGCATGCGCGCTCAAGGTGCTTTAATGGGACAGGTAATGGCAAAGGTTAACGCTGACGGCAGCAAGGTCTCTGAAATCTTACAGGAAGAGCTTGAGAAAAGGATTTAG
- the gatD gene encoding Glu-tRNA(Gln) amidotransferase subunit GatD gives MYSENIETILDNSNIEVGDRIKVDGREGVLMPKPSSGDPGSVVLKLESGYNIGLEPENIELVEKNRSEPEEKTAIEHEDDKPDIMVLHTGGTIASRVSYEEGGVKPAFDPEDLVEMYPELAEEVNIHSEVIAQMLSEDMEPAHWQEIAEKIDEVKDEYDGIIIGHGTDTMAYTGAALTLMVQNIDTGVLLVGSQRSSDRPSTDASMNMYCAGKFLSETDFNGIGICMHRTSSDDETVVLPAAKARKMHTSRRNAFQGINAEPLGTIDYQTGEITENYEENTGDYKLSTDLNPNVGILKTRPGMKPEELDFLIEQDYDGVIIEGTGLGHMPVNAFDEKTQHHEEILEKLDELADEAVVVMASQCLNGRVNMNVYDAGLKIQDAGVIGAEDMPPELAYVKLMWSLGNTGSMKEAEEVFTENIGGEVNKRLEYNEL, from the coding sequence ATGTACTCGGAAAACATAGAGACTATTCTAGATAATTCCAATATTGAGGTAGGCGACCGGATAAAGGTCGATGGACGAGAAGGCGTTTTGATGCCGAAGCCTTCAAGCGGAGACCCAGGATCTGTAGTACTCAAGCTTGAAAGCGGATACAACATCGGCCTGGAGCCGGAAAACATCGAACTAGTCGAGAAAAATAGATCGGAGCCAGAGGAAAAGACAGCTATCGAACACGAAGACGACAAACCGGACATAATGGTTCTACATACCGGAGGAACCATCGCATCCCGGGTATCCTACGAGGAAGGAGGAGTCAAACCAGCCTTCGACCCCGAGGATCTGGTCGAGATGTACCCGGAACTAGCAGAAGAAGTCAATATTCACAGCGAAGTCATCGCTCAGATGCTTTCAGAGGACATGGAGCCAGCTCACTGGCAGGAGATCGCGGAAAAAATAGATGAAGTAAAAGACGAGTACGACGGAATCATCATCGGCCACGGAACTGATACAATGGCCTATACAGGAGCAGCACTGACCTTAATGGTTCAAAACATCGATACAGGTGTTTTACTGGTCGGATCCCAGCGTTCAAGTGACCGTCCAAGCACAGACGCATCAATGAACATGTACTGTGCCGGAAAGTTCCTTTCAGAGACGGATTTCAACGGCATCGGGATCTGTATGCACCGTACAAGCAGTGACGATGAGACAGTTGTTCTGCCGGCTGCGAAAGCCCGTAAAATGCATACCTCGAGGAGAAACGCATTCCAAGGAATTAACGCAGAGCCTCTGGGAACGATAGACTACCAGACAGGAGAGATAACAGAAAACTATGAGGAAAATACAGGAGATTACAAGCTTTCTACTGATCTGAATCCGAACGTAGGGATTCTCAAGACCCGGCCCGGTATGAAACCGGAGGAGCTTGATTTCCTGATAGAACAGGACTATGATGGCGTGATAATTGAAGGAACCGGTCTCGGTCATATGCCGGTCAACGCGTTCGATGAGAAAACCCAGCACCACGAAGAGATACTTGAAAAACTGGATGAACTGGCCGACGAAGCTGTAGTAGTAATGGCCTCTCAGTGTTTGAACGGCCGTGTGAACATGAACGTTTACGATGCCGGTCTGAAGATACAGGATGCCGGAGTTATCGGAGCCGAAGATATGCCCCCGGAGCTTGCCTACGTCAAGCTGATGTGGTCTCTCGGGAACACAGGCTCGATGAAAGAGGCAGAGGAAGTGTTTACGGAGAATATAGGCGGCGAGGTCAACAAGAGGCTTGAATACAATGAACTATGA